One part of the Streptomyces ferrugineus genome encodes these proteins:
- a CDS encoding TVP38/TMEM64 family protein: MLDATTRSGGTATASSQAATELTVPAPTPAPVAAGLAVRCSRVLLSPWSRLSLLVVLLAAAGSSVLLFEPHKLLADGWPPQVSGPAAVVLFAVAYGLVTVAFVPRPLLNLAAGALFGSQLGFAAAIAGTVIGAGFAFTLGRILGQEALRPLLRGRLLTAADHQFSRHGFRSMLGVRLFPGVPFWAANYAAAVSRMGYVPFLLATALGSIPNIAAYVVAGARASTPTSPVFLIAVAAIALPALAGAVVAWRKRHHLRRR; this comes from the coding sequence ATGCTCGATGCCACCACCCGCTCTGGGGGCACCGCCACGGCCTCGTCCCAGGCCGCCACGGAACTCACCGTCCCCGCCCCGACGCCGGCACCCGTGGCCGCAGGCCTCGCCGTGCGCTGCTCGAGAGTGCTGCTCTCGCCGTGGTCGCGGCTGTCCCTGCTGGTGGTGCTGCTCGCGGCGGCCGGGTCCTCGGTGCTGCTCTTCGAGCCGCACAAGCTCCTGGCGGACGGCTGGCCGCCCCAGGTCTCCGGCCCGGCCGCGGTGGTGTTGTTCGCCGTGGCGTACGGGCTGGTCACGGTGGCGTTCGTGCCGCGACCGCTGCTGAACCTGGCGGCGGGCGCGCTCTTCGGATCGCAGCTCGGCTTCGCCGCGGCCATAGCGGGCACCGTGATCGGGGCCGGCTTCGCCTTCACGCTCGGCCGGATACTCGGCCAGGAAGCGCTGCGTCCGCTGCTGCGCGGGCGGCTACTCACGGCGGCGGACCACCAGTTCAGCAGACATGGCTTCCGTTCGATGCTGGGGGTGCGGCTGTTCCCCGGTGTGCCGTTCTGGGCCGCGAACTACGCCGCCGCCGTCTCCCGCATGGGCTACGTCCCCTTTCTGCTCGCCACCGCGCTCGGGTCGATCCCGAACATCGCCGCGTATGTCGTCGCCGGTGCCCGGGCCTCGACGCCGACGTCCCCGGTGTTCCTGATCGCGGTGGCCGCGATCGCGCTGCCCGCCCTGGCGGGTGCGGTGGTGGCCTGGCGCAAGCGCCACCACCTGCGCCGTCGCTGA
- a CDS encoding thiolase family protein, with amino-acid sequence MRDAVIVEAVRTPIGKGKPNGSLAHVHPVQLLAHTLRTLVERSGVDPALIDDVIGGTVDQVGEQAMNTTRYAALSAGFPETVPATTVDRQCGSSQQAVHFAAQGVLSGAYDLVVACGVESMSRVPMWSNVPPGKDPFGPGIAERYPEGLVPQGISAELIAAKWSITREQMDAFAVSSHRKAAAAWDQGLFDAEVAPLEGVSRDECVRPGSTPEILAGLKPAYYDPAFAERFPQIEWNVTAGNASPINDGASAVLITSGETADRLGLRPLARLHSFAVTGSDPLLMLTGVVPATEKVLRRANLSLGDIDLFEVNEAFSSVVLAWQQETGADLDKVNVHGGAIAIGHPLGASGTRLTTTLVHAMRERGARYALQTMCEAGGLANAMIIESVRQ; translated from the coding sequence ATGCGTGACGCAGTCATCGTCGAAGCCGTACGCACCCCCATAGGCAAGGGCAAGCCGAACGGCTCCCTGGCGCACGTCCACCCCGTCCAGCTCCTCGCCCACACCCTGCGCACCCTCGTCGAGCGCTCGGGCGTCGACCCGGCGCTGATCGACGACGTCATCGGTGGCACCGTCGACCAGGTCGGCGAGCAGGCCATGAACACCACCCGCTACGCCGCCCTGTCCGCGGGCTTCCCGGAGACGGTCCCGGCGACCACCGTGGACCGCCAGTGCGGCTCCTCCCAGCAGGCCGTGCACTTCGCCGCCCAGGGCGTGCTCTCCGGCGCGTACGACCTGGTCGTCGCCTGCGGCGTCGAGTCGATGAGCCGGGTGCCGATGTGGTCGAACGTGCCGCCCGGCAAGGACCCCTTCGGCCCCGGCATCGCCGAGCGCTACCCGGAGGGGCTCGTCCCGCAGGGCATCAGCGCCGAGCTGATCGCCGCCAAGTGGTCGATCACCCGCGAGCAGATGGACGCCTTCGCCGTCTCCTCGCACCGGAAGGCGGCCGCCGCCTGGGATCAGGGCCTCTTCGACGCCGAGGTCGCGCCCCTGGAGGGCGTCTCGCGCGACGAGTGCGTACGGCCGGGCAGCACCCCCGAGATCCTCGCCGGCCTCAAGCCCGCGTACTACGACCCGGCGTTCGCCGAGCGCTTCCCGCAGATCGAGTGGAATGTCACCGCCGGCAACGCCAGCCCGATCAACGACGGCGCCTCCGCCGTCCTCATCACGTCCGGTGAGACCGCCGACCGCCTCGGCCTGCGCCCCCTCGCCCGGCTGCACAGCTTCGCCGTCACCGGATCCGACCCGCTCCTCATGCTGACCGGGGTCGTCCCCGCGACCGAGAAGGTGCTGCGCCGGGCGAACCTGTCCCTCGGCGACATCGACCTGTTCGAGGTCAACGAGGCGTTCTCCAGTGTCGTCCTGGCCTGGCAGCAGGAGACCGGCGCCGACCTCGACAAGGTCAACGTGCACGGCGGCGCGATCGCGATCGGCCATCCGCTCGGCGCCAGCGGCACCCGCCTGACGACGACCCTGGTCCACGCCATGCGCGAACGCGGCGCACGCTACGCGCTGCAGACGATGTGCGAGGCGGGCGGACTGGCCAACGCGATGATCATCGAGTCGGTCCGACAGTGA
- the tuf gene encoding elongation factor Tu, which translates to MSKTAYVRTKPHLNIGTMGHVDHGKTTLTAAITKVLAERGSGAFVPFDRIDRAPEEAARGITINIAHVEYETDTRHYAHVDMPGHADYVKNMVTGAAQLDGAILVVSALDGIMPQTAEHVLLARQVGVDHIVVALNKADAGDAELIDLVELEVRDLLTEHGYGGDAAPVVRVSGLKALEGDPQWTASIEALLDAVDTYVPMPERYVDAPFLLPVENVLTITGRGTVVTGAVERGTVRMGDRVEVLGAGLETVVTGLETFGKPMDEAQAGDNVALLLRGVPRDAVRRGHVVAAPGSVEPRRRFTAQVYVLSAREGGRTTAVASGYRPQFYIRTADVVGDIDLGEVGVARPGETVTMTVELGREVPLEPGLGFAIREGGRTVGAGTVTAVE; encoded by the coding sequence ATGTCCAAGACGGCATACGTGCGCACCAAACCGCATCTGAACATCGGCACCATGGGCCATGTCGACCACGGCAAGACCACCCTGACCGCCGCCATCACCAAGGTCCTCGCCGAGCGCGGGTCCGGTGCGTTCGTGCCCTTCGACCGCATCGACCGGGCGCCGGAGGAGGCCGCGCGCGGTATCACCATCAACATCGCGCACGTCGAGTACGAGACCGACACCCGCCACTACGCGCACGTCGACATGCCGGGCCACGCCGACTACGTCAAGAACATGGTCACCGGCGCCGCGCAGCTCGACGGGGCGATCCTCGTCGTCTCCGCGCTCGACGGGATCATGCCGCAGACCGCCGAACACGTGCTGCTCGCCCGGCAGGTGGGCGTCGACCACATCGTCGTCGCCCTCAACAAGGCCGACGCGGGCGACGCGGAGCTGATCGACCTCGTCGAGCTGGAGGTCCGCGACCTGCTCACCGAGCACGGCTACGGCGGCGACGCCGCGCCCGTCGTACGGGTCTCGGGGCTCAAGGCGCTGGAGGGCGACCCCCAGTGGACGGCGTCCATCGAGGCGCTGCTCGACGCGGTGGACACCTACGTTCCGATGCCGGAGCGCTATGTGGACGCGCCGTTCCTGCTGCCCGTGGAGAACGTGCTCACCATCACCGGCCGGGGGACCGTGGTGACCGGGGCCGTCGAGCGGGGCACCGTGCGGATGGGCGACCGGGTCGAAGTGCTCGGCGCCGGGCTGGAGACCGTGGTCACCGGCCTGGAGACCTTCGGCAAGCCGATGGACGAGGCGCAGGCCGGGGACAACGTGGCGTTGCTGCTGCGCGGCGTTCCGCGGGACGCCGTCCGGCGGGGCCATGTCGTGGCGGCGCCGGGGAGCGTGGAGCCGCGGCGGCGGTTCACGGCGCAGGTCTATGTGCTGTCGGCGCGCGAGGGGGGTCGTACGACGGCGGTCGCCAGCGGGTACCGGCCGCAGTTCTACATCCGTACGGCGGATGTGGTGGGCGACATCGACCTCGGCGAGGTGGGGGTCGCGCGGCCCGGGGAGACGGTCACGATGACGGTTGAGCTGGGGCGTGAGGTTCCGCTGGAGCCGGGGCTCGGGTTCGCCATCCGTGAGGGTGGCAGGACCGTCGGGGCGGGGACCGTGACTGCCGTCGAGTGA
- a CDS encoding DUF4442 domain-containing protein, translating to MSIGEMLAATVPMARTLNLQFLETTPDKAVVALPDQSDYHNHVGGPHAGAMFTLGESASGAIVLAAFGDQLSRAVPLAVSAEIAYKKLAMGAVTATATLGRPAAEVVAQLDAGERPEFPVTIEIQRGDGAVTGQMTVVWTLRPNN from the coding sequence ATGTCCATCGGCGAGATGCTCGCCGCCACCGTGCCCATGGCCCGGACCCTGAACCTCCAGTTCCTGGAGACCACACCGGACAAGGCCGTGGTGGCTCTGCCGGACCAGAGCGACTACCACAACCACGTGGGCGGGCCGCACGCCGGCGCGATGTTCACGCTCGGCGAGTCCGCCAGCGGCGCGATCGTGCTGGCGGCGTTCGGTGACCAGCTCTCGCGTGCCGTGCCGCTCGCGGTCAGCGCCGAGATCGCCTACAAGAAGCTCGCCATGGGCGCCGTCACCGCCACCGCGACGCTGGGCCGCCCGGCCGCCGAGGTCGTCGCCCAACTCGACGCGGGGGAGCGCCCCGAGTTCCCGGTGACGATCGAGATCCAGCGCGGGGACGGGGCCGTCACCGGTCAGATGACCGTCGTCTGGACGCTGCGGCCCAACAACTGA
- a CDS encoding MFS transporter yields the protein MKSPADLRRRPHRRPHRPAWAGRNYSLLTAAAFVTNLGSNGALIAAAFAVLEAGGDGGDVGLVAASRTLPLVLFLLIGGAVADRLPRHRVMVAANALNCLSQAAFAVLVLSGEAELWQMMLLTALGGTGQAFFSPAAEGMLLSSVQGEQASRAFAVFRMAMQGAAVGGAALGGAMVAAIGPGWVLAADAAAFAVAGAMRAFLDVSRVPRRTPGGGMLADLREGWREFAGRPWLWGIVVQFSIANAVVAAADAVYGPLVARDHLGGAGPWGLALGFFGAGTVAGALLMTRWKPRRLLLAGTLCVFPLALPSAALAVPVPVGALCAVMFLTGVMLEVFGVSWMTALHQEIPEDKLSRVAAYDWFGSVALVPLATALAGPAESAFGRTSALWGCAALIVVVTAAVLCVPDVRNLRRSTKHVTTGERPASADTESPVGGLG from the coding sequence GTGAAGTCCCCCGCCGATCTCCGCCGCCGTCCGCACCGCCGTCCGCACCGCCCCGCCTGGGCGGGCCGCAACTACAGCCTGCTGACCGCCGCCGCGTTCGTCACGAACCTCGGCAGCAACGGTGCGCTGATCGCCGCGGCGTTCGCGGTGCTGGAGGCGGGCGGGGACGGCGGTGACGTGGGTCTGGTGGCCGCCTCCCGCACCCTGCCGCTGGTGCTGTTCCTGCTGATCGGCGGCGCCGTCGCGGACCGCCTCCCCCGGCACCGCGTGATGGTCGCGGCCAATGCCCTCAACTGCCTCTCACAGGCTGCCTTCGCCGTGCTGGTCCTCTCCGGGGAGGCCGAGCTGTGGCAGATGATGCTGCTCACCGCCCTCGGCGGCACCGGCCAGGCGTTCTTCAGCCCGGCGGCCGAGGGCATGCTGCTGTCGTCGGTCCAGGGGGAGCAGGCGAGCCGGGCGTTCGCCGTGTTCCGGATGGCGATGCAGGGCGCGGCGGTGGGCGGTGCCGCGCTGGGCGGCGCCATGGTGGCCGCGATCGGACCGGGCTGGGTGCTGGCGGCGGACGCGGCGGCCTTCGCGGTCGCCGGCGCGATGCGGGCGTTCCTCGATGTGAGCCGCGTTCCGAGGCGTACGCCGGGCGGCGGGATGCTCGCCGATCTGCGGGAGGGCTGGCGGGAGTTCGCCGGGCGGCCGTGGCTGTGGGGCATCGTCGTGCAGTTCTCCATCGCCAACGCGGTCGTGGCGGCGGCGGACGCGGTCTACGGCCCGCTCGTCGCCCGGGACCACCTGGGCGGGGCGGGCCCGTGGGGCCTGGCGCTGGGCTTCTTCGGTGCGGGCACCGTCGCGGGCGCCCTGCTGATGACCCGCTGGAAGCCACGCCGCCTGCTCCTGGCCGGCACCCTGTGCGTCTTCCCGCTCGCCCTCCCTTCCGCCGCGCTCGCCGTACCGGTGCCGGTCGGTGCGCTCTGCGCGGTGATGTTCCTGACCGGCGTGATGCTGGAGGTGTTCGGGGTCTCCTGGATGACCGCGCTCCATCAGGAGATACCCGAGGACAAACTGTCCCGGGTCGCCGCGTACGACTGGTTCGGCTCGGTCGCCCTGGTCCCGCTGGCCACGGCTCTCGCCGGCCCGGCGGAGTCGGCGTTCGGACGCACGTCGGCGCTGTGGGGCTGTGCCGCGCTGATCGTGGTGGTCACGGCGGCGGTCCTGTGCGTACCGGACGTACGGAACCTGCGCCGCAGCACCAAGCACGTGACCACAGGCGAACGCCCCGCCTCAGCCGACACCGAAAGCCCCGTCGGCGGGCTCGGCTGA
- a CDS encoding winged helix-turn-helix transcriptional regulator gives MAATKDPRPCSIADALALVGEKYSLLVLREVCLGNGRFDQLVRNIGAPRDILATRLRRLVDAGILTKRAYSERPQRFEYRPTRAGLELEPVLMTLMAWGDRHLRGDDDRPMVIEHICGNELVPVVICRACGDPVRHEDLTAHPQVPGWSVAGPTAA, from the coding sequence ATGGCCGCCACCAAAGATCCGCGCCCCTGCTCCATCGCCGACGCCCTGGCGCTCGTCGGCGAGAAGTACTCCCTGCTGGTCCTGCGCGAGGTGTGCCTGGGCAACGGCCGCTTCGACCAGCTCGTGCGCAACATCGGCGCCCCGCGCGACATCCTGGCCACCCGGCTGCGCCGCCTCGTCGACGCGGGCATCCTGACCAAACGCGCCTACAGCGAGCGCCCGCAGCGGTTCGAGTACCGGCCGACCCGGGCGGGACTCGAGCTGGAGCCGGTCCTGATGACCCTCATGGCCTGGGGCGACCGCCATCTGCGCGGGGACGACGACCGCCCCATGGTGATCGAGCACATCTGCGGCAACGAACTCGTCCCGGTCGTCATCTGCCGCGCCTGCGGCGACCCGGTGCGCCACGAGGACCTCACGGCCCACCCCCAGGTGCCCGGCTGGTCGGTGGCGGGGCCGACGGCGGCGTGA
- a CDS encoding DNA alkylation repair protein, translating to MGVTAAGTLEVPGSALADTVLERLVATYGAAADPDRAAPMRAYMKDVAPFLGLTTPARRVLSRTVIEGLPRPDEADCTAVALRCWLLPEREYHYFAVDYLRRHVARCSSGFLPVARHLITTVSWWDTVDALAAHVVGGLVAADPKLTADMDAWIVDDDLWVARTALLHQLRYKERTDTGRLFTYCLRQSGHPDFFVRKAIGWCLREYAKTDPEAVRDFLAREQGRFAPLSVREALKNIGA from the coding sequence ATGGGCGTCACAGCTGCGGGAACACTGGAAGTGCCGGGCAGTGCCCTCGCCGACACGGTGCTGGAGCGGCTCGTCGCCACCTACGGCGCCGCGGCCGACCCCGACCGTGCCGCGCCCATGCGGGCGTACATGAAGGACGTGGCCCCCTTCCTGGGCCTCACCACCCCGGCCCGCCGCGTCCTGTCCCGCACCGTCATCGAGGGCCTGCCCCGCCCCGACGAGGCCGACTGCACCGCCGTCGCGCTGCGCTGCTGGCTGCTGCCCGAGCGCGAGTACCACTACTTCGCCGTCGACTACCTGCGCCGCCATGTCGCGCGTTGCTCCTCCGGCTTCCTGCCCGTGGCCCGGCACTTGATCACCACCGTCTCCTGGTGGGACACCGTCGACGCGCTCGCCGCGCACGTCGTCGGCGGGCTCGTCGCGGCCGACCCGAAGCTCACGGCGGACATGGACGCCTGGATCGTCGACGACGACCTGTGGGTCGCCCGCACCGCCCTGCTCCATCAGCTGCGCTACAAGGAACGCACCGACACCGGGCGCCTCTTCACCTACTGCCTGCGCCAGTCCGGGCACCCCGACTTCTTCGTCCGCAAGGCCATCGGCTGGTGCCTGCGCGAGTACGCCAAGACCGACCCGGAGGCCGTACGGGACTTCCTGGCCCGGGAGCAGGGGCGGTTCGCGCCGCTGTCGGTGCGGGAGGCGCTGAAGAACATCGGCGCCTGA
- a CDS encoding spermidine synthase — protein sequence MNDAIPVTRPVDYGTAKLMPDVDRKRAWLLTVDGAPQSYVDLDEPTHLEFEYARRLGHVLDTVAEPGLPLDVLHLGGGALTLPRYLAATRPGSRQDVVEADRGLMELVVEHLPLPDGTGVRLHAGDARTWLEAAPDASADVLVADVFGGSRVPAHLTSVAYVRQAERVLRRSGVYLANLADAAPFAFLRSQLATCATVFEELALIAEPGVLRGRRFGNAVLVAAHHPVDTTTLTRLTASDAFPARVEHGAALREFIDGARPVRDEDAVPSPEPPGGAFGVG from the coding sequence GTGAACGACGCCATACCCGTCACCCGGCCTGTCGACTACGGCACCGCCAAACTGATGCCCGACGTCGACCGGAAGCGGGCCTGGCTGCTCACCGTCGACGGAGCGCCCCAGTCGTACGTCGACCTTGACGAGCCGACCCATCTGGAGTTCGAGTACGCCCGCCGCCTCGGCCATGTCCTCGACACCGTCGCCGAGCCGGGGCTGCCGCTGGACGTCCTGCACCTCGGGGGCGGGGCACTCACCCTGCCCCGGTACCTGGCGGCGACCCGGCCCGGCTCGCGGCAGGACGTCGTCGAGGCCGATCGCGGGCTGATGGAGCTGGTCGTCGAACACCTGCCGCTTCCGGACGGGACGGGCGTCCGGCTGCACGCCGGGGACGCGCGCACCTGGCTGGAAGCGGCCCCGGACGCCTCGGCGGACGTGCTCGTGGCCGACGTCTTCGGCGGATCACGGGTACCGGCACACCTGACGTCGGTCGCGTACGTCCGTCAGGCCGAGCGGGTGCTGCGCAGGAGCGGTGTCTACCTGGCCAACCTGGCGGACGCCGCGCCCTTCGCCTTCCTGCGCTCCCAACTCGCCACCTGCGCCACGGTGTTCGAGGAGCTGGCCCTGATCGCCGAACCGGGAGTGCTGCGCGGGCGCCGCTTCGGCAACGCGGTACTCGTCGCCGCGCACCACCCCGTCGACACGACCACCCTGACCCGACTCACCGCTTCCGACGCCTTCCCGGCCCGGGTCGAACACGGGGCGGCCCTGCGGGAGTTCATCGACGGGGCACGACCGGTGCGGGACGAGGACGCGGTACCGTCACCCGAGCCTCCCGGCGGGGCTTTCGGTGTCGGCTGA